A genomic window from Pyxicephalus adspersus chromosome 2, UCB_Pads_2.0, whole genome shotgun sequence includes:
- the LRRC17 gene encoding leucine-rich repeat-containing protein 17, protein MQIITLIVLLLFCKVSEFRKVRRNNDKPHSSKKISSTVKRYAPGLPCDTYTYHNEKYLDCQEKKQTSVLQDWPEDLIHILLARNQIRILKNNAFSKFQNLKTLDLQQNELRKIEKQAFFGLKKLSTLLLQHNRIKTLSEEVFIHMPRLTYLRLYENPWDCNCELESLVTLLQIPRNRNFGNYAKCESPVELKNQKLKEITPQVICQEEDDKPKPLEGTKPSRPSVDSTLCYTYLYPITTLDCRRKELQQVPDDISSDVIKLDLSNNKIKRLKSKEFKDVSNLEILNLSNNRIESIDPAAFSGLMNLQELDLSENNLSNFQYGVLEDLYFLKKLWLRDNPWRCDYNIHYLFYWLRHHYNVNYNGLECKAPEEYKGWFVGKYVRSYYEECPNERYQVHIGVDDDEWEQTEGAKTNSKQTDSSAKRGVLLTVLS, encoded by the exons ATGCAAATTATTACCCTTATTGTGTTACTTCTCTTTTGCAAAGTATCTGAATTTCGAAAGGTAAGAAGAAACAATGACAAACCTCACAGCTCCAAGAAAATTTCAAGCACTGTCAAACGCTATGCTCCGGGATTACCTTGTGATACATACACGTATCATAATGAAAAATACTTGGACTGTCAGGAGAAGAAGCAGACATCTGTCCTCCAGGACTGGCCAGAAGACCTGATTCACATACTGCTGGCCAGGAACCAAATccgtattttaaaaaataatgccttTTCTAAGTTTCAGAACCTTAAGACTCTGGATTTGCAGCAAAATGAACttagaaaaattgaaaaacaggccttttttggtttaaaaaaactatCCACTCTTTTATTGCAACACAACCGCATTAAAACTTTGTCTGAAGAAGTGTTCATACATATGCCTCGGCTCACCTATCTGCGGCTTTATGAGAATCCTTGGGATTGTAATTGTGAGTTGGAATCCCTAGTGACTCTGTTACAAATACCTCGTAACAGAAACTTTGGAAATTATGCCAAGTGTGAGTCACCAGTTGAGCTAAAAAATCAGAAGCTAAAAGAGATCACACCCCAAGTCATTTGCCAAGAAGAAGATGACAAACCTAAACCACTAGAAGGAACTAAGCCTTCTAGACCATCTGTGGACTCAACACTTTGTTATACATATCTTTATCCAATAACAACACTGGATTGCAGGAGAAAGG agctaCAACAAGTCCCAGATGACATTTCTTCCGACGTCATTAAACTCGATCTTTCCAATAATAAAATCAAACGTCTGAAATCAAAAGAGTTTAAAGATGTTTCAAATCTGGAGATATTAAACCTAAGTAATAATAGAATTGAATCCATAGATCCAG CTGCATTTTCTGGCCTCATGAATCTCCAAGAACTGGATCTATCGGAGAATAACCTTTCTAACTTCCAGTATGGAGTTCTGGAAGATCTATACTTTTTGAAGAAGCTGTGGCTTAGGGACAACCCCTGGAGGTGTGACTACAACATCCATTACTTATTCTATTGGCTAAGGCATCACTACAATGTTAACTACAATGGTTTGGAATGCAAGGCGCCAGAAGAATACAAAGGCTGGTTTGTTGGGAAATATGTCAGGAGTTATTATGAAGAATGCCCAAATGAAAGATACCAAGTACATATTGGAGTTGATGATGATGAATGGGAGCAAACCGAAGGTGCTAAAACAAACTCCAAACAAACTGATTCTTCAGCAAAACGGGGTGTATTACTAACAGTGCTAAGTTAA